A genomic region of Pseudomonas sp. KU43P contains the following coding sequences:
- a CDS encoding autotransporter outer membrane beta-barrel domain-containing protein, with protein MNLRGTEGSTGFSRLQLGELSGNGTFMLGTDLASQQGDFLDVTGKASGNHQLLVANTGTDPSTDVAAHQVVHTGEGSTSQFGLIGGQVDFGTFAYELEQRGDDWFLVRKGNTTTPGARSVTGLFSAAPTVWYGESTTLRGRMGELRNGQEQGGGWLRSYGNKYKVAAGAGAAYDQVQQGIAFGADAPMPSGNGQWLVGVMGGYSRSDLDLSGGTTGKVDSFYLGAYTTWLADDGLYIDALIKANRFQNKSDVRMSDGRKAKGDYSNNGIGASVEVGKHIKLDDQWFVEPFAQASVLWVDGASYSLDNGMRASSHSADSMLGKVGTHVGRTFPLRDGGFVQPYVKVAAAHEFARNNQVKVNGNTFDNDLSGSRMELGAGVAAQVTDTVQINAGFDYMKGNNIEQPWGVNLGVRYNF; from the coding sequence GTGAACCTGCGCGGTACCGAGGGCAGCACCGGCTTCAGCCGCCTGCAACTGGGCGAGCTGTCCGGCAACGGCACCTTCATGCTCGGCACTGACCTGGCCAGCCAGCAAGGCGACTTCCTCGATGTCACCGGCAAGGCCAGCGGTAATCACCAACTGCTGGTGGCCAACACCGGTACCGACCCGAGCACAGACGTGGCCGCCCACCAGGTGGTGCACACCGGCGAAGGCAGTACCTCGCAATTCGGCCTGATCGGCGGGCAGGTGGACTTCGGCACCTTCGCCTATGAACTGGAGCAGCGCGGCGATGACTGGTTCCTGGTGCGCAAGGGCAACACCACCACCCCCGGCGCCCGCTCGGTCACCGGCCTGTTCAGCGCCGCGCCGACCGTATGGTACGGCGAATCGACCACCTTGCGCGGGCGCATGGGTGAGTTGCGCAATGGTCAGGAGCAAGGTGGCGGCTGGCTGCGTAGCTACGGCAACAAATACAAGGTGGCGGCGGGTGCCGGCGCGGCCTATGACCAGGTCCAGCAAGGCATCGCCTTTGGTGCCGATGCACCGATGCCTTCGGGTAATGGTCAGTGGCTGGTAGGCGTGATGGGCGGTTACAGCCGTTCGGACCTCGATCTCTCGGGCGGAACCACCGGCAAGGTCGACAGCTTCTACCTGGGTGCCTACACCACCTGGCTGGCGGACGACGGCCTGTACATCGACGCGCTGATCAAGGCCAACCGCTTCCAGAACAAGTCGGATGTGCGCATGAGCGATGGTCGCAAGGCCAAAGGCGACTACAGCAACAACGGTATCGGCGCCTCGGTCGAAGTGGGCAAGCACATCAAGCTCGACGATCAGTGGTTCGTCGAACCGTTCGCCCAAGCCTCCGTGCTGTGGGTGGACGGCGCCAGCTACAGCCTGGACAACGGCATGCGTGCCAGCAGCCACAGTGCCGATTCGATGCTGGGCAAGGTCGGGACCCATGTCGGTCGCACCTTCCCATTGCGTGATGGCGGCTTCGTGCAGCCCTACGTGAAGGTGGCCGCAGCCCATGAGTTCGCCCGCAACAACCAGGTCAAGGTCAACGGCAACACGTTCGACAACGACCTGTCGGGCAGCCGCATGGAGCTCGGCGCAGGGGTCGCCGCGCAGGTGACCGACACCGTGCAGATCAATGCCGGTTTCGATTACATGAAAGGCAACAACATCGAACAGCCCTGGGGTGTGAATCTTGGCGTACGTTACAACTTCTGA
- a CDS encoding heavy metal response regulator transcription factor, producing the protein MRVLIIEDEEKTADYLHRGLSEQGFTVDLARDGIDGLHMALEGDYAVIVLDVMLPGLDGYGVLRALRARKQTPVIMLTARERVEDRIHGLREGADDYLGKPFSFLELVARLQALTRRSSSHEPLQVQVGDLWIDLMARKASRAGQRLDLTAKEFSLLSVLARRQGEILSKTAIAELVWDINFDSDANVVEVAIKRLRAKLDGPFDNKLLHTIRGMGYVLENRAV; encoded by the coding sequence ATGCGTGTGCTGATCATCGAAGACGAAGAAAAAACCGCCGACTACCTGCATCGCGGCCTGAGCGAACAAGGCTTCACCGTCGACCTTGCGCGGGACGGCATCGACGGGCTGCACATGGCCCTGGAAGGCGACTACGCGGTTATCGTGCTCGACGTGATGCTGCCGGGCCTGGATGGCTACGGGGTGCTGCGCGCCTTGCGCGCACGCAAGCAGACGCCGGTGATCATGCTCACGGCCCGCGAACGTGTCGAGGACCGCATCCATGGCCTGCGCGAGGGTGCCGACGACTACCTGGGCAAACCCTTCTCGTTTCTCGAACTGGTGGCCCGCCTGCAGGCCCTGACCCGCCGCAGCAGTAGCCACGAGCCGTTGCAGGTACAGGTTGGCGACCTGTGGATCGACCTGATGGCGCGCAAGGCCAGCCGCGCAGGCCAGCGCCTGGACCTTACCGCCAAGGAGTTCTCGCTGCTCAGCGTGCTGGCCCGGCGCCAAGGCGAAATTCTGTCCAAGACCGCCATCGCCGAGCTGGTCTGGGACATCAACTTCGACAGCGATGCCAACGTCGTCGAAGTGGCGATCAAGCGCCTGCGCGCCAAGCTCGACGGGCCATTCGACAACAAGCTGCTGCATACCATCCGAGGCATGGGTTATGTCCTGGAAAACCGTGCCGTTTAA
- a CDS encoding chemotaxis protein, with the protein MATQNARADSLSLLLFTLRSGKLMAINLLKVSEIIPCPPLTKLPESHPHVKGVATLRGNSLSVIDLSRAIGERPLADPDGGCLIVTEISRSRQGLHVQAVSRIVHCLSTDIKPPPYGSGNRSYITGVTRVDDNLVQVLDIEKVIHAIAPPEPVAHPGELNEEDASLLAAANILVVDDSQVALQQSVHTLRNLGIECHTARSAKDAINVLLELQGTAQEINIIVSDIEMSEMDGYAFTRTLRETPDFQHLYILLHTSLDSVMSAEKARLAGANAILTKFSSPELTDCLVVAARTVVFAER; encoded by the coding sequence ATGGCCACGCAAAACGCTCGCGCGGACTCGCTGTCCCTGCTGCTGTTCACCCTGCGCAGCGGCAAGCTGATGGCAATCAACCTGCTCAAGGTCAGCGAGATCATCCCCTGCCCGCCGCTGACCAAGCTGCCCGAATCGCACCCCCATGTGAAAGGCGTGGCCACCCTGCGCGGCAACTCGCTGTCGGTGATCGACCTGTCCCGCGCCATCGGCGAACGGCCGCTGGCCGACCCCGACGGCGGCTGTCTGATCGTCACCGAGATCAGCCGTTCGCGCCAGGGCCTGCATGTCCAGGCCGTGAGCCGCATCGTCCACTGCCTGAGCACCGACATCAAACCGCCGCCCTACGGCTCAGGCAACCGCTCGTACATCACCGGTGTAACCCGGGTGGACGACAACCTGGTGCAGGTGCTGGACATCGAAAAGGTCATCCACGCCATCGCCCCGCCAGAACCGGTGGCGCACCCTGGCGAACTCAACGAAGAAGACGCCAGCCTGCTGGCCGCCGCCAACATCCTGGTGGTGGACGACAGCCAGGTGGCGCTGCAACAGTCGGTGCACACCTTGCGCAACCTCGGTATCGAGTGCCACACCGCACGCAGCGCCAAGGATGCGATCAACGTGCTGCTGGAGCTGCAGGGCACCGCCCAGGAAATCAACATCATCGTGTCCGACATCGAGATGTCGGAGATGGACGGCTACGCCTTCACCCGCACCCTGCGCGAGACCCCGGACTTCCAGCACCTCTACATCCTGCTGCACACCTCGCTGGACAGCGTGATGAGCGCCGAGAAGGCGAGACTGGCCGGGGCCAATGCGATCCTCACCAAGTTCTCTTCGCCCGAGCTCACCGACTGCCTGGTGGTCGCCGCCCGCACCGTGGTATTTGCCGAGCGCTGA
- a CDS encoding heavy metal sensor histidine kinase has product MSWKTVPFNSIALRLSGLFILVALGVFVLIGSALYRQVDRSLDLLPAAELDARYSVLESTLNRFGTPEHWAKISNKLNLLSEEDKRIRFWVVSSNPAFEYGHPSELVRAFAEGAQGMRDLRLPDRPYPYKVLVSEMPALADRPPLRFLIAIDTETFWQAQHSLLVAIVGLAVLGVLLASVLGYWVARIGLRPLLALSNEAQALAPPRLDGRLQTSDLAPELAQFAGAFNAALDRVSQAYSRLEAFNADVAHELRSPLTNLIGQTQVALTRGRSAEHYFEVLQSNLEELERLRSIINDMLFLASADQGSKATALTQVSLAEEVATTLDYLDYILEDAQVSVQVSGDAQAPIEKAQLRRALINLLNNAVQHTAPDEVIRVHIEGGQEQVSIAVSNPGPAIEDTHLPLLFERFYRVDAARSNSGGGNHGLGLAIVKAIALMHGGDVFVQSEAGANTFGIRLPAAQPRGFGAKV; this is encoded by the coding sequence ATGTCCTGGAAAACCGTGCCGTTTAATTCCATCGCACTGCGCCTGTCGGGGCTGTTCATCCTGGTGGCCCTGGGTGTGTTCGTGCTGATCGGCTCGGCGCTGTATCGCCAGGTCGACCGCAGCCTCGACCTGCTGCCGGCGGCCGAGCTGGACGCCCGCTACAGCGTGCTCGAATCCACCCTCAACCGCTTCGGAACACCCGAGCACTGGGCCAAGATCAGCAACAAGCTCAACCTGCTCAGCGAGGAAGACAAACGCATCCGCTTCTGGGTGGTGAGCAGCAACCCTGCATTCGAATACGGCCACCCCAGCGAGCTGGTGCGCGCGTTCGCCGAGGGCGCGCAAGGCATGCGCGACCTGCGCCTGCCAGACCGCCCCTACCCGTACAAGGTGCTGGTCAGCGAAATGCCGGCCCTGGCCGACCGCCCGCCGCTGCGCTTTCTGATCGCCATCGACACGGAAACCTTCTGGCAAGCCCAGCACAGCCTGCTGGTGGCCATCGTCGGCCTGGCAGTGCTGGGCGTTCTGCTGGCCTCGGTGCTCGGTTACTGGGTAGCGCGTATCGGCCTGCGTCCGCTGCTGGCGCTGTCCAACGAGGCCCAGGCACTGGCGCCGCCACGCCTGGATGGTCGCCTGCAAACCAGCGACCTTGCCCCAGAACTGGCGCAGTTTGCCGGCGCGTTCAATGCAGCCCTCGACCGAGTAAGCCAGGCCTACTCACGGCTGGAGGCATTCAACGCCGACGTGGCCCACGAACTGCGCTCGCCACTGACCAACCTGATCGGCCAGACCCAGGTCGCACTCACTCGCGGGCGCAGCGCCGAGCATTACTTCGAGGTGCTGCAATCGAACCTCGAAGAGCTCGAACGCCTGCGCAGCATCATCAACGACATGCTGTTCCTCGCCAGCGCCGACCAGGGCAGCAAGGCCACGGCCCTGACCCAGGTGTCGCTGGCCGAAGAGGTCGCCACCACACTCGATTACCTGGACTACATCCTCGAAGACGCCCAGGTCAGCGTGCAGGTCAGCGGCGATGCGCAGGCCCCCATCGAGAAAGCCCAGTTGCGTCGGGCGCTGATCAACCTGCTGAACAATGCCGTGCAGCACACCGCGCCGGATGAGGTGATCCGTGTGCATATCGAGGGCGGGCAGGAACAGGTGAGCATCGCCGTGAGCAACCCGGGGCCGGCGATCGAGGATACCCACCTGCCGCTGCTGTTCGAGCGCTTCTACCGGGTGGACGCGGCGCGCAGCAACAGTGGCGGTGGCAACCACGGCTTGGGGCTGGCGATCGTCAAGGCCATTGCACTGATGCATGGCGGCGACGTTTTCGTGCAGAGCGAGGCCGGCGCCAACACCTTCGGCATTCGCCTCCCAGCCGCTCAACCACGCGGGTTTGGGGCGAAAGTCTAA
- a CDS encoding YkgJ family cysteine cluster protein, with protein sequence MSENLRFACTGCGKCCTGHHVPLTLDEARQWAASGGQVVVLIEAFVVDGPGMPADQREHVLRRSHPVPCGDGEVRVAVTFAAFNPGRCRNLDDNDLCTIYETRPLVCRIYPVEINPHIPLRPENKDCPPEAWEQGPELIHGAQPVDPQLAALVQASRQADRDDIAAKVAICEALGMTCSALKGNGFTAYLPEMAAFATALQQMPVGDGAAWTLHVSDEGLAGALHALGMRTTGETPVYYAFIGF encoded by the coding sequence GTGAGCGAAAACCTGCGCTTTGCCTGTACCGGTTGCGGTAAGTGCTGCACCGGCCACCATGTGCCACTGACGCTAGACGAGGCGCGCCAGTGGGCAGCCTCCGGTGGCCAGGTGGTGGTATTGATCGAGGCGTTCGTGGTCGATGGCCCAGGCATGCCGGCTGACCAGCGCGAGCATGTGTTGCGCCGCTCTCACCCGGTGCCTTGCGGTGACGGCGAGGTGCGGGTCGCGGTGACCTTTGCCGCGTTCAACCCCGGGCGCTGCCGCAACCTCGACGATAACGACCTGTGCACCATCTACGAAACTCGGCCGTTGGTCTGTCGTATTTATCCCGTGGAGATCAACCCGCACATTCCACTGCGGCCGGAGAACAAGGACTGCCCGCCTGAAGCTTGGGAACAAGGCCCTGAGCTGATTCACGGCGCACAACCAGTCGACCCGCAGCTGGCGGCCTTGGTACAGGCCTCGCGCCAGGCCGACCGTGACGACATCGCGGCCAAGGTGGCGATATGTGAGGCGTTGGGGATGACCTGCAGCGCGCTCAAGGGCAATGGGTTTACCGCTTACCTGCCGGAGATGGCGGCGTTCGCGACGGCGTTGCAGCAGATGCCAGTGGGCGACGGTGCAGCGTGGACCTTGCACGTGAGCGATGAAGGCTTGGCAGGGGCGCTGCATGCGCTTGGCATGCGGACGACTGGCGAAACACCGGTCTATTACGCCTTCATCGGATTCTAG
- a CDS encoding multidrug efflux RND transporter permease subunit yields the protein MNTRNGVSAWCIDHPIATLLLTFALVLLGAIAFPRLPVAPLPEADFPTIQVTAQLPGASPETMASSVATPLEVQFSAIPGMTQMTSSSALGSTTLILQFTLDKNIDTAAQEVQAAINTATARLPQDLPSPPTWRKVNPADSPVLILTVSSAQMPGNELSDYAETLLARQLSQIDGVGLINITGQLRPAIRVQAQPEKLAAIGLTLADVRLAIQQTSLNLAKGALYGEHSVSTIAANDQLFHPEDYAKLIVSYRNGAPVHLADVAKVINGAENAYVKAWSGDQPGLNLVIFRQPGANIVDTVDRVLDALPRLQEMLPASVEVSVLQDRTQTIRASLHEVELTLMIAVALVIGVMALFLRQWSATFIVSSVLGVSLIASCALMYVLGFSLNNLTLVAIVIAVGFVVDDAIVVVENIHRHLEAGDDSRTAALKGAGEIGFTVVSISFSLIAAFIPLLFMGGVVGRLFKEFALTATATILISVVVSLTLAPTLAAMLMRRPPGEHAGGFGPRLLCWYEKGLDRALAHRRLTLGVFGITLALAVAGYVGIPKGFFPLQDTGFILGTTEAAADVSYPSMIEKHLALAKIIGDDPAVRAFSHSVGVTGSNQTIANGRFWISLKPRGERDVSASEWIDRIRPKLAQVPGIVLYMRAGQDINLSSGPSRTQYQYVLKSNDGVALNLWTQRLTDRLKENPALRDLSNDLQLGASVTRIDIDRQAAARFGLTTTDVDQALYDAFGQRQISEFQTETNQYKVILELDARHRGKAESLNFFYLRSPLTNEMVPLSALAHVAPPSTGPLSISHDGLFPAANLSFNLAPGVALGDAVQILERTQRELGMPDSIAGNFQGAAQAFQSSLSSQPYLILAALVAVYIILGVLYESFVHPLTIISTLPSAGLGAIILLWGSGQDFSIMGLIGVVLLIGIVKKNGILLIDFALEAQRHQGMTPEQAIRQACLVRFRPIIMTTLAALLGALPLMFGFGTGAELRQPLGIAVVGGLLVSQALTLFTTPVIYLALERLFHRRQAAPAAAPSAS from the coding sequence ATGAACACCCGCAACGGCGTCTCGGCCTGGTGCATCGACCACCCCATCGCCACCCTGCTACTGACCTTCGCCCTGGTGCTGCTGGGCGCCATCGCCTTCCCGCGCCTCCCTGTGGCACCGCTGCCCGAAGCCGACTTCCCGACCATCCAGGTCACCGCCCAGTTGCCCGGCGCCAGCCCCGAAACCATGGCCTCGTCGGTGGCAACGCCCCTGGAGGTGCAGTTCAGCGCCATCCCCGGCATGACCCAGATGACCAGCAGCAGCGCCCTGGGCTCGACCACGCTGATCCTGCAGTTCACCCTCGACAAGAACATCGACACCGCCGCCCAGGAAGTCCAGGCAGCGATCAACACCGCCACCGCACGCCTGCCCCAGGACCTGCCCAGCCCGCCTACTTGGCGCAAGGTCAACCCGGCCGACAGCCCGGTGCTGATCCTCACCGTCAGCTCGGCGCAGATGCCCGGCAACGAGCTCAGCGACTACGCCGAAACCCTGCTCGCCCGCCAGCTCAGCCAGATCGACGGCGTCGGCCTGATCAACATCACCGGGCAACTGCGCCCGGCAATCCGGGTCCAGGCGCAGCCGGAGAAGCTCGCGGCCATCGGCCTGACCTTGGCCGATGTGCGCCTGGCCATCCAGCAGACCAGCCTCAACCTGGCCAAGGGGGCGCTGTATGGCGAGCACAGCGTGTCGACCATCGCCGCCAACGACCAGCTGTTCCACCCTGAGGACTACGCCAAGCTGATCGTCAGCTACCGTAATGGCGCGCCCGTGCACCTGGCCGATGTGGCCAAGGTGATCAACGGCGCCGAGAACGCCTACGTCAAGGCCTGGTCCGGCGACCAGCCGGGGCTGAACCTGGTGATCTTCCGCCAACCCGGGGCCAACATCGTCGACACCGTGGACCGCGTGCTCGACGCCCTGCCCCGCCTGCAGGAAATGCTGCCGGCCTCGGTCGAGGTGTCGGTACTGCAGGACCGCACCCAGACCATCCGCGCCTCGCTGCACGAGGTGGAACTGACCCTGATGATCGCCGTGGCGCTGGTGATCGGGGTAATGGCGCTGTTCCTGCGTCAGTGGTCGGCCACCTTCATCGTCTCCAGCGTGCTCGGGGTGTCGCTGATCGCCAGTTGCGCACTGATGTATGTATTGGGTTTCAGCCTCAACAACCTGACGCTGGTAGCCATCGTCATCGCCGTGGGCTTCGTGGTCGATGACGCCATCGTCGTGGTGGAGAACATCCACCGCCACCTGGAGGCCGGCGATGACAGCCGCACCGCGGCGCTCAAGGGCGCCGGCGAGATTGGCTTCACCGTGGTGTCGATCAGCTTCTCGCTGATCGCCGCCTTTATCCCGTTGCTGTTCATGGGCGGCGTGGTCGGGAGGTTGTTCAAGGAGTTCGCCCTCACCGCCACGGCCACCATCCTGATTTCGGTGGTGGTGTCGCTGACCCTCGCCCCGACCCTGGCAGCTATGCTCATGCGCCGCCCCCCCGGCGAGCATGCTGGCGGATTCGGCCCGCGCCTGCTGTGCTGGTACGAAAAAGGCCTGGACCGGGCGTTGGCTCATCGGCGCCTCACCCTCGGCGTATTCGGCATCACCCTGGCGTTGGCAGTTGCCGGTTATGTCGGCATTCCGAAAGGCTTCTTCCCGCTGCAGGATACCGGTTTCATCCTCGGCACCACCGAAGCGGCAGCGGACGTGTCCTATCCCTCGATGATCGAAAAGCACCTGGCGTTGGCGAAGATCATCGGCGATGACCCGGCCGTACGCGCCTTTTCGCACTCGGTCGGGGTCACCGGCAGCAACCAGACCATCGCCAACGGCCGCTTCTGGATCTCGCTCAAGCCCCGCGGCGAGCGCGACGTGTCGGCCAGCGAATGGATCGACCGGATTCGCCCGAAACTCGCCCAGGTGCCGGGCATCGTCCTGTACATGCGCGCCGGCCAGGACATCAACCTCAGCTCGGGCCCGTCCCGTACCCAGTACCAGTACGTGCTCAAGAGCAATGACGGGGTCGCCCTCAACCTGTGGACCCAGCGCCTGACTGATCGCCTGAAGGAAAACCCGGCGTTGCGCGACCTGTCCAACGACCTGCAACTGGGCGCCAGCGTCACCCGCATCGACATCGACCGCCAGGCCGCAGCGCGCTTCGGCCTGACCACCACCGACGTCGACCAGGCGCTGTACGATGCCTTCGGCCAACGGCAGATCAGCGAATTCCAGACCGAGACCAACCAGTACAAAGTGATCCTGGAGCTGGATGCCCGCCACCGTGGCAAGGCCGAGAGCCTCAACTTCTTCTACCTGCGCTCGCCGCTGACCAACGAGATGGTGCCGTTGTCAGCCCTGGCGCACGTTGCGCCGCCCAGTACCGGGCCACTGTCGATCAGCCATGACGGCCTGTTCCCGGCCGCCAACCTGTCGTTCAACCTGGCGCCTGGGGTGGCCCTGGGCGATGCGGTGCAGATCCTCGAACGCACCCAGCGCGAACTGGGCATGCCCGACTCCATCGCCGGCAACTTCCAGGGCGCCGCCCAGGCGTTCCAGAGTTCGCTGTCGAGCCAGCCCTACCTGATCCTCGCCGCGCTGGTGGCGGTGTACATCATCCTCGGGGTGCTCTACGAGAGCTTCGTCCACCCGCTGACCATCATCTCCACGCTGCCTTCGGCAGGCCTAGGCGCGATCATCCTGCTCTGGGGCAGCGGGCAGGACTTCAGCATCATGGGCCTGATCGGCGTGGTGCTGCTGATCGGCATCGTCAAGAAGAACGGCATCCTGCTCATCGACTTTGCCCTCGAGGCCCAGCGCCACCAGGGCATGACACCGGAGCAGGCGATCCGCCAGGCCTGCCTGGTGCGCTTTCGCCCGATCATCATGACTACCCTGGCGGCCCTGCTCGGTGCGCTACCGCTGATGTTCGGCTTCGGCACCGGCGCCGAGCTGCGCCAGCCGCTGGGCATCGCCGTGGTCGGCGGCCTGTTGGTGAGCCAGGCGCTGACGCTGTTTACCACCCCGGTCATATACTTGGCCCTGGAGCGCCTGTTCCATCGCCGCCAGGCGGCCCCCGCGGCCGCGCCGAGTGCCAGCTGA
- a CDS encoding efflux RND transporter periplasmic adaptor subunit codes for MRRPSRSLLLATTALLALAALGIWYGQRHEAPANRAQTAIPVRVVNVAQQDVPRYASAIGSVLSLHSVEIRPQVEGVLTQVLVKEGQWVKEGDLLATLDDRSIRASLDQARAQLGQSQAQIQVAGVDLKRYKLLSTDDGVSKQTLDQQQALVNQLQATVKGNQAAIANAQVQLSYTQIRSPVTGRVGIRNVDPGNLVRTTDTQGLFSVTQIDPIAVEFSLPQQMLPTLQTLLKAPSPALVEAYMDADGERGLLGEGHLALIDNQVSANTGTVRVKAEFDNKDGRLWPGQLVTVRLRTALDENALVVPPPVVQRSIDGHFVYRVDGDKVTNVPVKVLYQDSTLNIVAGVKAGDRLVLDGQSRLKPGARIEITPDAPAPAEMADRRSQP; via the coding sequence ATGCGACGTCCTTCCCGCTCTCTCCTCCTGGCCACCACCGCATTGCTTGCCCTGGCAGCCCTGGGCATCTGGTACGGCCAGCGGCACGAGGCGCCAGCCAATCGCGCGCAAACCGCCATCCCGGTGCGGGTGGTCAACGTCGCCCAGCAGGACGTACCGCGCTACGCCAGCGCCATCGGTTCGGTGCTGTCGTTGCACAGTGTCGAGATCAGGCCACAAGTCGAGGGCGTGCTGACCCAGGTGCTGGTCAAGGAAGGCCAGTGGGTCAAGGAAGGCGACCTGCTCGCCACCCTGGATGATCGCAGCATCCGCGCCTCGCTCGACCAGGCCCGTGCCCAGCTCGGCCAGAGCCAGGCACAGATCCAAGTGGCCGGGGTCGACCTCAAGCGCTACAAGCTGCTTAGCACCGACGACGGTGTGTCCAAGCAGACCCTCGACCAGCAACAGGCGCTGGTCAACCAGCTACAGGCCACGGTCAAGGGCAACCAGGCGGCCATCGCCAATGCACAAGTGCAGCTTTCCTACACTCAAATCCGTTCCCCGGTGACAGGACGCGTAGGCATCCGCAATGTCGACCCCGGCAACCTGGTGCGTACCACCGATACCCAGGGCCTGTTCAGCGTTACCCAGATCGACCCGATCGCTGTGGAGTTTTCCCTGCCGCAACAGATGCTGCCGACCCTGCAAACCCTGCTCAAGGCACCCTCACCCGCGTTGGTGGAGGCCTACATGGATGCCGACGGCGAACGCGGCCTGCTTGGCGAAGGCCACCTGGCCCTGATCGACAACCAGGTTTCCGCCAACACCGGCACCGTGCGGGTGAAAGCCGAGTTCGACAACAAGGACGGCCGACTGTGGCCAGGGCAACTGGTCACCGTGCGCTTGCGCACGGCGCTGGACGAAAACGCCCTGGTGGTGCCGCCGCCGGTGGTGCAGCGCAGCATCGATGGCCACTTCGTCTACCGCGTCGACGGCGACAAGGTCACCAACGTGCCGGTCAAGGTGCTGTACCAGGACAGCACGCTGAATATCGTCGCCGGGGTCAAAGCCGGTGACCGTCTGGTGCTCGACGGCCAGTCACGCCTCAAGCCGGGCGCGCGCATCGAGATCACCCCGGATGCACCGGCACCGGCCGAGATGGCCGACCGCAGGAGCCAGCCATGA